CGTGACCCTCGGGCAAAGCAAGGACTCGACGTCAGCCTGGACGGCGGCGTCACCGAGATCCTCTTTGTGCTCGGCCTGGGACTCAAGACCGACTTGGACTGGCTCGAACTTGAGCTGGACGCGTCAGATGCGCAGGCATCGGCCACCGTCCTGCCCGCCACCCGGACGTACCTGGGCGACCTGTCGGGCGGGTTCTTCGTCGGCAAGCGCATCCGAGAGATCTATGGTCTCACCCCGGAGGGGGGAGCGTCGGTCTTCGATTTCCCGGAGATCGTCGGCCCGGGCGCTTGGAGCAGCGATATCGGGACAACCTGGATGCGTTGGAGTGGTCGGCCGAGGAGCAGCAGGCCTTCGTCGACGAGGCCAAGACTGCGTACCTCCATCACTCGAAGGTGTTCGACGAGCTGGCTGAGCTCTAAGTTCGATCCGGCACGTTTCACTGGTGGTGGCGGTCTGAAGGCTGTTTTGGTGTGACAGGGAGTGCCTCCGGGGGCGGTGGGGTGCTCGGGGCAGGTCTCGGGTGTTGCCGGCCGTCTGTCCGGTGTGGTGACGGTTGTTCGGATTGGTGTGTGGGGTCGGTGAGATAGCCCGGCCGGGTGTTCGGGCGGGTGGCTGGTTGCTCGGGGCGGCTGGTGGTCAGATCTGGAGTGGTGTGGGGGTGTTCATGGTGCGGAGGCGTCGTCCGGCGGTGCGGAGGTGCGGGTTCCATGGCCAGTGTTTGGGCCAGAGAGTCCAGGTTTGCCGGTTGCGGACGCGGAGGATTGCTGGGGTCCCGAAGCGGCAGCGCCTCAGCTTTTTTGGGTGGGCTTGTTCGAACTCGGTGTCTTTGAGGAGGTCGAGTTGGAACCAGCGGCAGAGGGTGTGGGCCCAGCCGACGCACGACCGTGGGCGGGTTGGGCGTGCTCCTCGACGCTTCGGCGAAGACGGCGGCCGATGCCGAGCTGAACTTTGTTGACGGGTTGCCCGGGTGGCGAAGATCGATGACACCGAACCACGAACCGACGCGCTGCGGGAGGGGCTGGGATCCCTCATCGCCTGCCGGGATCCGGCGATGATCGCCGAGGCGCAGGAGGTGGTGGCGGTCGCCGCGCTGGCCGAGCATGACCGCAGCGTCTGCCGGGTTGAGCAGTTGGCCTCCGCTGCCGGCGCCAGCGTCCGCACCCTTCAGCGCCTCTTCGACTTTCACGTCGGGGCCGGCCCGTCGTTCGTCATTCGCCGCTGGCGCATCATCGAAGCCGCCGAGGCGGCCCGTCGGGCCAGCGACGACGGAAATGGCTGGCGAGGCTGGGCGGCGATCGCAGCCGAGCTTGGCTATTCAGACCAGGCCCACCTGACGCGGGATTTCCGTCGGCACCTGGGGACGTCGCCGTCCGCCTACCTGGCTCGCACCACCCGACAGGACTCGTGAGCGGGGCGGCTAGCGATCGACCCACTTGGGTGTGAAGGCGGGGGCGTTGCGGGAGGCGAGACGCACGGCAGCCTCGGCATTGTCGGTGTGCTGGGCCAGCGTCCCGTGGTGGTCCTTCATGAACCCGGCCGCAGCCGACCCCGCAATGAAGTCGAACAACGGCGCGAAGAACCCGTCGACGTCGAGGAACACGATCGGCACCGAGATGAGTCCCAGCTGGTTCCATGTCAGCAACTCGAACGCCTCGTCGAGCGTGCCGAATCCACCGGTCAGGACGACCACGCCGTCCGCCAGTTCGGCCATGCGGGCCTTGCGCCGATGCGTCGTGGGCTGGACGTCCAACTCGGTCAGCCCCTGGTGGGCCACTTCCAGGCCAACGAGTTGCTCGGTCATCACGCCGATGATCTCGCCGTCACGCGCCAACACCTCGTCGGCCACGACGCCCATCAGGCCCACGTGGCCTCCCCCAAACACCAGCCGGTGACCGGCGTCCACGATCGCAGAACCGAGGGCCACCGCTGCCGTCCGGAACGCCGGATCTCGACCCGCAGAACACGCAAATGTTTCGCTGCGTCGACTGCCATGGGCAGATTCTGTCACCCGCATCAGCCCGCAACAGGTGGGTGAATGTCGTGGTCATCCGTGCATGCAAAATGTAGACTCAGCCCATGGGGACGACCACAATTCGAGTTAAAGCCGAAACTCACGCCCGGTTGATCGAGATGAGCAAAGCCGCCGGCGACTCGCTGACCGACACCGTCGACGAAGCGGCTGAGGCACTGCGCCGCAAGCGCTTCGCCGCCCAGGTCACCCGGGACTTCGAGGTGCTCCGGCGAGATCCCGTCGCGTGGCGTGACTACCTCGGAGAGTTCGAGACCACCTCGGTTTCAGATGGCATCGATTAGCGAACTCTGGCTGGTGGACTTCGGCGAGCCCTACCCGGCGGAGCCGTCATCGGTTCGACCGGCCCTGGTGGTTGGTCCGCCGGACACGTTCGGGCGTTCGTTTCCGGTCGTCTTCGTCATGCCGTTGACGACGACGCGTCGCTTGGTGGCATCGCATGTGGAGGTGGAAGCATCCGAGATGACCGGTCTCGAGGACACCAGCTACATCCAGTGCGAGATGCTTCGATCCGTCAACGGGCAGCGGCTCGTGCACCGGTTGGGGGCGGTCGGCTGGGAAGTGATGGACCAGGTGTCCTTCAATATCGGCACGCTGCTCGATCAGCCATGAGAGACCGCCGGTTTTCCCCGCCTCGTTCTACAATCGGAACGGCGCCGCCACCTCGGCGAGGAATCGGTCGAGCGTCTCGTCCTGCTCAGCGCCGCCGCCCAGGGTGAAGTCCGGGATGATCAACTCGTCGACGCCTGCCTCGGCGTAGGCGGCCAGCTGTTCCTGGAGCTGGCCTGGCGTGCCGATCAGCGACGGACGGCCAAAGTCGTGGACCCGCAGCTTGTCGGCCTCGGCATCGGTGTCGACGAGGAACAACAGCGCCACCGACGATCGCTCGATCTCGGCCGGGTCCCGCCTGAGGCGTTCGCAGTGCTCGCCGAGCACAGCGGACTTGTGCACCATCACCTCCGGCGTGGACCACACGTTCCACTCGTCGGCGTACTCGGCCACCATGCGCAGGGTCTTTTTCTCGCCACCTCCGCCGAGCAGGATCGGCAGCTGTCCGACCGGCTGCGGCGCAAGCGGTGCGTCCTCCAGCCGGTAGTGGTCGCCGTCGAACGTCGCCCGCTCGCCGCTGCGGAGGGCGGCGATGACCCGAAGCGACTCCTCCAGCTTGTCGAACCGGTCGGTGAACGAGCCATACTCGATGCCGTAGGCCCGATGCTCGTTCTCCTGCCACCCGGCGCCAAGCCCCAAC
The nucleotide sequence above comes from Candidatus Microthrix parvicella Bio17-1. Encoded proteins:
- a CDS encoding TIGR03560 family F420-dependent LLM class oxidoreductase produces the protein MRFGFWIGNGHRWDEILRSGVRAEETGWDGLWFADHFMPGMGADDGPIHEVWTAISALAQATDRVRLGPLVCGNTYRNPAVLLKQAVTADHISNGRMVLGLGAGWQENEHRAYGIEYGSFTDRFDKLEESLRVIAALRSGERATFDGDHYRLEDAPLAPQPVGQLPILLGGGGEKKTLRMVAEYADEWNVWSTPEVMVHKSAVLGEHCERLRRDPAEIERSSVALLFLVDTDAEADKLRVHDFGRPSLIGTPGQLQEQLAAYAEAGVDELIIPDFTLGGGAEQDETLDRFLAEVAAPFRL
- a CDS encoding TIGR00730 family Rossman fold protein, giving the protein MALGSAIVDAGHRLVFGGGHVGLMGVVADEVLARDGEIIGVMTEQLVGLEVAHQGLTELDVQPTTHRRKARMAELADGVVVLTGGFGTLDEAFELLTWNQLGLISVPIVFLDVDGFFAPLFDFIAGSAAAGFMKDHHGTLAQHTDNAEAAVRLASRNAPAFTPKWVDR
- a CDS encoding helix-turn-helix domain-containing protein, whose product is MAKIDDTEPRTDALREGLGSLIACRDPAMIAEAQEVVAVAALAEHDRSVCRVEQLASAAGASVRTLQRLFDFHVGAGPSFVIRRWRIIEAAEAARRASDDGNGWRGWAAIAAELGYSDQAHLTRDFRRHLGTSPSAYLARTTRQDS
- a CDS encoding type II toxin-antitoxin system PemK/MazF family toxin; this encodes MASISELWLVDFGEPYPAEPSSVRPALVVGPPDTFGRSFPVVFVMPLTTTRRLVASHVEVEASEMTGLEDTSYIQCEMLRSVNGQRLVHRLGAVGWEVMDQVSFNIGTLLDQP